Proteins from one Bdellovibrio svalbardensis genomic window:
- a CDS encoding sigma-54-dependent Fis family transcriptional regulator, translated as MSKAHELLKFIGSSAQVFFDKNEGEGIVARILDLCIQSTGADRGTLFFDPQFKFEQHLKYLNSYIATGVRNHTIVINTEQGIAGKVFRDQKSHFTNNVNQDPDFFEGVDSKTGYKTEKLLAVPLHWKDGKVIGVIEVLNKLEGDFDENDQYALEALSMLATIAFDNYELHQKSEESESAIEHRKNIWRKSIASVSLRSKSAELQKIYDHIGDFGRSDSNILITGESGSGKEVIARLAHHHSGRREGPFIAINCAAIPESLFEAELFGVVKGAATGTMPRQGQIELAHRGTLFLDEIGEMPIEMQAKLLRVLQERKVQRLGSNEPPRAVDFRLICATNKNIERQIQEEKFREDLYYRINVVNLVVPSLRDRKGDIPELAGVIIEQLHQKRGWKRRSISDEAMLRLVEYNWPGNIRELENKIEAACLSARDRATLLPEDFQFRTTPSLVVVPSMASEDLFKRFENMNLKEAREVFEAEMIQRVIQSALGNKSEAARRLGLSREGLRKILTKKVA; from the coding sequence ATGTCAAAAGCGCACGAATTATTAAAATTTATAGGCAGCTCAGCTCAGGTCTTTTTTGATAAAAACGAAGGCGAAGGGATTGTCGCAAGAATCCTGGATCTTTGCATTCAATCGACAGGAGCGGATCGAGGGACTTTGTTTTTTGATCCTCAATTTAAGTTTGAACAGCACCTTAAATATTTGAATAGCTATATCGCGACGGGTGTTCGCAATCACACCATCGTGATCAACACAGAGCAGGGGATTGCGGGAAAAGTCTTTCGCGATCAAAAAAGTCATTTCACCAATAATGTGAATCAGGATCCTGATTTTTTTGAAGGGGTCGATTCCAAAACCGGCTACAAAACTGAAAAACTTTTAGCGGTGCCTTTACATTGGAAAGACGGAAAGGTTATTGGCGTCATCGAAGTGTTAAACAAGCTCGAAGGCGATTTTGATGAAAATGATCAGTATGCCCTCGAAGCTCTTTCTATGTTGGCGACGATTGCATTTGACAACTATGAGCTTCACCAAAAAAGTGAGGAATCCGAATCCGCCATTGAGCATAGAAAAAATATTTGGCGAAAAAGCATTGCCTCCGTCAGTTTGCGATCGAAGTCTGCCGAACTACAAAAGATCTATGATCATATCGGCGACTTTGGCCGCTCTGATTCAAATATTCTGATCACTGGGGAAAGTGGTTCTGGTAAAGAAGTCATTGCACGTTTGGCGCATCATCATTCCGGTCGCCGCGAGGGGCCTTTTATCGCAATCAACTGCGCGGCAATTCCAGAGTCGCTGTTCGAAGCTGAACTTTTTGGGGTGGTAAAAGGGGCCGCAACCGGCACCATGCCTCGCCAGGGTCAGATAGAATTGGCGCATCGAGGCACGTTGTTTTTGGATGAAATTGGCGAAATGCCCATTGAAATGCAAGCCAAGCTTTTAAGGGTTTTGCAAGAACGAAAGGTGCAACGCCTGGGTTCTAATGAGCCTCCTCGGGCTGTGGATTTCCGTTTGATTTGTGCAACCAACAAAAATATTGAACGACAGATTCAAGAAGAGAAGTTTCGCGAGGATCTTTATTATCGTATCAACGTCGTCAATTTGGTGGTTCCTTCTTTGCGAGATCGAAAAGGGGATATACCCGAGCTCGCGGGCGTGATCATTGAGCAGCTTCATCAGAAACGCGGATGGAAGCGACGTTCGATCAGTGATGAGGCGATGCTCAGACTTGTCGAATACAACTGGCCAGGGAATATTCGTGAATTGGAAAATAAAATTGAAGCGGCCTGCCTTTCTGCCAGAGATCGCGCGACCTTGCTGCCAGAGGATTTTCAATTTAGGACCACTCCCTCTTTGGTTGTCGTTCCCTCCATGGCTTCCGAAGACCTCTTTAAACGATTTGAGAATATGAACCTAAAGGAAGCCCGTGAGGTCTTTGAAGCAGAGATGATTCAAAGAGTGATTCAGAGTGCTTTGGGCAATAAATCAGAGGCTGCGCGCCGTCTTGGTTTGTCGCGCGAAGGTCTCAGAAAGATACTCACCAAAAAAGTCGCGTAG
- a CDS encoding Crp/Fnr family transcriptional regulator, translating into MFNSSSSRGKRFTDQQIVKLKDGEILFREGDLSREMYIVQKGALEVFKTAEGNKVILATIERGSMAGEMSLLESLPRSASARAVGDTTLLVFDPGSFLLKIRRDPTFAFELMKHLSGRIRQTNEKLMVLVTAEQLNKTDVQDLVESSL; encoded by the coding sequence ATGTTTAATTCAAGTTCTTCTCGCGGCAAAAGATTTACGGATCAACAAATTGTTAAGCTCAAGGACGGGGAAATTCTTTTCCGCGAAGGTGATTTGAGCAGAGAAATGTACATCGTGCAAAAAGGCGCTCTTGAAGTCTTCAAAACTGCAGAAGGCAACAAAGTTATCCTTGCTACCATCGAGAGAGGCAGTATGGCGGGCGAAATGTCCTTGCTGGAATCCCTGCCTCGTTCGGCCTCCGCTCGTGCCGTCGGCGATACCACCCTTTTGGTTTTTGATCCCGGCAGCTTCCTGTTAAAAATTCGCAGAGATCCTACATTTGCCTTTGAGTTGATGAAACATCTCAGCGGTCGTATTCGTCAAACAAATGAAAAACTAATGGTCTTGGTTACAGCAGAGCAGTTGAATAAAACAGACGTGCAAGATTTGGTTGAGTCTTCTTTATGA
- a CDS encoding UDP-2,3-diacylglucosamine diphosphatase — MIIDVTTQKMVVISDLHLGNPFSSAKKRLIEFLYWAAENNYDVCINGDGLEIAQVSFRRLAEDVPEVFRAVKAISRAGNRVFYIVGNHDIVLENFLEDWGPLILAPFLNVQCGSQRIRIEHGHLYDPFFVKRPELYEFMTWLGGFPLMISPRAYKIWMMFEELQSKIRHLFKGKSEVEGLPGEKPDFIIAADEICARGFDSIIFGHTHHAGKMDLPQGTYFNSGSWMIAPHFIEINSQQVTIKTYCKEVTQIRSMPVP; from the coding sequence ATGATTATTGATGTTACCACTCAAAAGATGGTGGTTATTTCAGATCTGCATTTGGGCAATCCCTTCTCTAGCGCCAAGAAAAGACTTATTGAGTTCTTATATTGGGCTGCTGAAAACAACTATGACGTCTGTATCAATGGAGACGGCCTCGAGATCGCGCAAGTTTCCTTTCGCCGTCTGGCCGAAGACGTTCCTGAAGTGTTCAGAGCCGTCAAAGCCATCTCACGAGCTGGCAACAGAGTCTTCTATATCGTCGGCAATCATGACATTGTACTGGAAAACTTTTTGGAAGACTGGGGGCCTTTGATACTGGCGCCCTTCCTGAATGTTCAGTGCGGGTCACAGCGCATTCGAATTGAGCACGGTCATCTCTATGATCCCTTCTTCGTCAAGCGTCCCGAGCTTTACGAGTTTATGACCTGGCTGGGTGGATTTCCATTAATGATCAGTCCCCGCGCCTACAAAATTTGGATGATGTTTGAAGAACTTCAATCCAAAATCCGCCATCTTTTCAAAGGCAAATCTGAAGTGGAAGGTCTGCCGGGAGAAAAACCGGATTTTATAATTGCTGCTGATGAAATTTGCGCACGGGGTTTTGATTCCATCATCTTTGGTCACACTCACCATGCCGGAAAGATGGATTTGCCCCAAGGAACCTATTTCAACAGTGGTTCATGGATGATCGCCCCGCACTTTATTGAGATCAACTCCCAGCAAGTCACCATAAAAACCTATTGTAAGGAAGTCACTCAAATCAGATCGATGCCGGTCCCTTGA
- a CDS encoding U32 family peptidase, with protein MEIQNLKRPELLLPVGTKDMALAAIHNGADAIFMGVPGFNARGRSHDFQIEEVKEIIDTCHLHGVKVNLAFNILVFQNELQAAVEVLEKILPLKPDAFIIQDLGLVQLVRKMAPWQRIHASTQMSITNAEAISWLDDLGIQRFVLARENSIKEIQAIKQNTTKEIEVFVHGALCVSYSGQCFTSEGIGGRSANRGQCAQSCRFTYEMHVDGEKRDLQGKSFLVSPQDLCGINEVPHLLEAGVDCFKVEGRLKTPEYVATAARSFDEAITSAQSNHALSSPVLMKKQMASAFSRGFYSGWFHGVNHQELVEGTFSSHRGFEFGKILRVNANSLEVEITDVNIQQGLKADFIKAGDGVLWVYKDRNGHSVEKGGFVFAVKTLSPRRFELEFSRDIAMDGIYLGARVFYNHDKDLKKDVTLSVEDKQRKKRLPVYIRAEASLGQPLKVQYSDGKYTVSATSENICEPAKSKGLNSLDLREELFALMGSPFRGEGFECELDATTPLFLPHRQIKELRQQLVKELTDLRVQNGAAPVLAPQNEVMDWIARKKISNQKAHGVKLNLLLRDKGQVEDVANAVKAGQLQSSAINLTILDFEFGLDFEPSLKVLKEQGLKVGIATTRILKPNEHRNVKHLLNLNPDAILARNLGAIQYLQANAYQGQILGDFSLNVANHLTAQYLLGKGISSVCLGYDLNHLQVSELIQAGQAERFEVTAYQYMPSFHMEHCVFAAFLSKGSSFKDCGKPCEKHDVKLKDQFGNWHQIKPDQECRNTMYNGTSQSAARYVKEWEALGLGYIRYEALKERGAELITKIQAHLDFIDGKKELASLIKDLGDVESYGLSESHFQREKEYQSRKK; from the coding sequence ATGGAAATACAAAATTTGAAACGCCCCGAACTATTACTTCCCGTAGGCACAAAGGATATGGCTCTTGCTGCCATCCACAATGGTGCCGATGCCATTTTTATGGGGGTCCCCGGGTTCAATGCTCGCGGTAGAAGTCACGATTTCCAAATTGAAGAGGTCAAAGAGATCATCGACACCTGCCACCTTCATGGCGTGAAAGTGAACCTCGCTTTTAATATCCTCGTCTTCCAAAACGAACTTCAGGCGGCCGTCGAAGTTCTGGAAAAAATTCTTCCTCTTAAGCCCGATGCCTTTATCATTCAGGATTTGGGGCTCGTGCAATTGGTTCGTAAAATGGCTCCTTGGCAGCGCATTCACGCCTCGACGCAAATGAGTATCACGAACGCTGAAGCCATCAGCTGGTTGGATGACTTAGGTATTCAACGCTTTGTCTTGGCCAGAGAAAACTCTATTAAAGAAATTCAGGCAATCAAGCAAAATACAACCAAAGAAATTGAAGTGTTTGTTCATGGCGCTTTGTGCGTGAGCTATTCTGGACAATGCTTTACTTCTGAAGGTATTGGCGGACGCTCTGCCAATCGCGGTCAGTGCGCCCAGAGCTGCCGCTTCACCTACGAAATGCATGTCGATGGTGAAAAGCGCGATCTTCAGGGAAAATCATTCCTGGTATCCCCTCAGGATCTTTGCGGCATCAATGAAGTGCCACATCTTTTAGAGGCCGGCGTTGACTGCTTTAAAGTTGAAGGACGCCTCAAAACGCCAGAGTACGTCGCCACTGCAGCCCGCAGTTTTGACGAAGCCATCACCTCCGCTCAATCCAACCACGCACTTTCAAGCCCCGTGCTTATGAAGAAGCAAATGGCCTCCGCCTTCTCGCGCGGTTTCTACAGTGGCTGGTTCCACGGGGTCAATCACCAGGAACTGGTCGAGGGCACCTTCAGCTCCCATCGTGGATTTGAGTTCGGCAAAATTCTTCGTGTGAATGCAAACTCCCTTGAAGTTGAAATCACAGACGTAAACATTCAACAAGGTTTGAAGGCGGACTTTATTAAAGCCGGTGACGGTGTTCTTTGGGTTTACAAAGATCGCAATGGTCACAGCGTTGAAAAAGGCGGATTTGTCTTTGCGGTTAAGACTCTCTCCCCTCGTCGGTTTGAGCTTGAGTTTTCAAGAGACATCGCAATGGATGGCATCTACTTGGGCGCTCGCGTGTTCTACAACCACGATAAAGATCTTAAAAAAGATGTGACTCTGAGCGTGGAAGACAAACAAAGAAAAAAACGTCTTCCGGTATATATCCGCGCAGAGGCTTCTCTGGGACAGCCCCTCAAAGTGCAATACTCAGATGGCAAATACACAGTCTCTGCTACTTCTGAAAATATCTGTGAGCCTGCAAAAAGCAAAGGACTTAACTCGCTTGATTTGCGCGAAGAGCTTTTTGCGCTCATGGGCAGCCCTTTCCGTGGTGAAGGATTCGAATGTGAATTGGATGCCACGACACCGCTTTTCTTACCTCATCGACAAATCAAAGAACTGCGCCAACAGCTTGTCAAAGAACTGACGGACTTGCGTGTTCAAAATGGCGCAGCACCAGTCCTCGCCCCTCAAAATGAAGTGATGGATTGGATTGCCAGAAAAAAGATCAGCAACCAAAAGGCCCACGGTGTGAAACTCAACTTGTTGCTTCGTGATAAAGGACAAGTTGAAGATGTCGCCAATGCCGTTAAAGCGGGACAACTGCAGTCTTCTGCAATCAATCTAACGATTTTGGACTTTGAGTTTGGTTTGGATTTTGAACCAAGTTTGAAAGTCTTAAAAGAACAGGGCTTAAAGGTCGGCATTGCGACCACCCGTATTTTGAAACCCAACGAGCATCGCAATGTGAAGCACTTACTGAATTTGAATCCCGATGCGATTTTGGCAAGAAATCTGGGTGCCATTCAGTATCTGCAGGCAAACGCTTACCAAGGACAAATTCTTGGGGACTTCAGTTTGAATGTCGCCAATCATTTGACGGCGCAGTATCTGCTAGGCAAAGGCATTTCCAGTGTTTGTCTTGGTTACGACCTCAATCACTTGCAGGTCAGCGAATTGATTCAGGCAGGCCAGGCAGAGCGCTTTGAAGTAACGGCATATCAATACATGCCAAGCTTCCATATGGAGCATTGCGTATTTGCAGCATTCCTCAGCAAGGGATCGAGCTTCAAAGATTGCGGCAAACCTTGTGAAAAGCATGATGTAAAACTTAAAGATCAGTTCGGAAACTGGCATCAGATCAAACCCGATCAAGAGTGCCGTAATACGATGTACAACGGGACTTCACAATCAGCGGCTCGCTACGTGAAAGAATGGGAAGCCCTCGGACTTGGCTACATTCGCTACGAAGCCCTGAAAGAACGTGGCGCTGAACTGATTACTAAAATTCAAGCACACTTGGATTTTATTGACGGCAAAAAAGAATTGGCATCTTTGATCAAGGATCTTGGAGATGTGGAAAGCTATGGTCTTTCCGAGAGCCATTTCCAAAGAGAAAAAGAATATCAAAGCCGAAAAAAATAA
- a CDS encoding methyltransferase gives MIEYKAELKKILLLTEFDHLEAQINSITQFIIEKDLASFFVDSIYLKSVLRLVIDEHWLQSQKSSEIHFERFIKKFFNAELKPLLFLHSFFLSSNIEGMQTAVKAISQIEKLILNCIKSKTSEFQKTFLQISLQMMSELYELEHQLNSAENIDEGKAKLSLYRSFDVLDEIFELEYQLNEVPSILQKERLFEGAGVGVQSSYATTLLALRYLNLSKGSRFIDLGSGYGRIGLVVGLMRPDIQFTGYEFVESRVDIANKASAHLHLDQHVHFVTQDLASADFKIPAADTYYIFDSFTDASYAIIMEQLQAMSLHRRITIATKGNAKLWMNNKYWSAPQEFSDSNLCFFRSTARPSAE, from the coding sequence GTGATTGAATATAAAGCAGAGTTAAAAAAGATCCTTCTGTTAACTGAATTCGATCATCTAGAAGCACAAATAAATTCGATAACTCAATTTATTATCGAAAAAGATCTGGCAAGTTTTTTTGTCGATAGCATTTATTTAAAAAGTGTCCTTCGTCTTGTAATAGACGAACACTGGCTACAAAGCCAAAAATCTTCAGAGATACATTTTGAACGTTTCATTAAAAAGTTTTTTAATGCCGAACTAAAACCTCTTTTATTTCTTCATTCATTTTTCTTAAGTTCAAATATCGAAGGAATGCAGACGGCCGTAAAGGCCATCAGTCAAATCGAGAAGTTGATTTTGAACTGTATAAAATCTAAAACTTCTGAATTTCAAAAAACATTCTTGCAGATTTCACTTCAAATGATGTCTGAACTTTATGAGTTGGAACATCAACTGAACTCCGCAGAAAATATAGACGAGGGGAAGGCCAAGCTTTCACTCTATCGGTCCTTTGATGTTTTAGATGAGATTTTTGAATTGGAGTATCAACTGAACGAAGTTCCCTCCATTCTTCAAAAGGAAAGACTTTTCGAAGGTGCCGGTGTCGGCGTGCAGTCCAGCTATGCGACGACTTTGCTGGCATTGCGATATTTGAACTTAAGTAAAGGATCCCGCTTTATTGACTTGGGCTCTGGCTATGGCCGAATTGGATTGGTGGTTGGCTTGATGCGGCCTGATATTCAATTTACAGGATATGAATTTGTTGAGAGTCGGGTCGATATTGCAAATAAAGCCAGCGCCCATCTTCACTTGGATCAACATGTTCACTTTGTGACCCAGGACCTTGCCAGTGCTGACTTTAAAATACCTGCTGCGGATACCTATTACATCTTTGATTCATTCACAGACGCCAGCTACGCAATCATTATGGAGCAACTTCAGGCGATGAGTCTTCACCGAAGAATTACGATTGCAACCAAAGGCAATGCGAAGCTTTGGATGAATAATAAATATTGGTCTGCTCCCCAGGAGTTTAGTGACAGCAATCTTTGTTTTTTCAGATCCACGGCAAGGCCTAGCGCTGAATAA
- a CDS encoding chorismate mutase: METIASLRQEIDQVHKELYALLLRRRDLTMAVWKIKQEQGLPFYNAEREEQILADFVKLSADQGQDQQFDELLKGVMNSILREYERYLKSKYPKN, translated from the coding sequence ATGGAAACCATTGCCAGTCTTCGTCAGGAAATAGATCAGGTTCACAAGGAATTGTATGCTTTGCTTTTGCGTCGTCGTGATTTAACGATGGCGGTATGGAAGATTAAGCAGGAGCAGGGTTTGCCCTTCTATAATGCAGAACGTGAAGAACAGATTCTTGCGGATTTCGTCAAGCTGAGTGCAGATCAAGGGCAGGACCAGCAATTTGATGAACTTTTAAAAGGCGTGATGAACTCCATTTTAAGAGAGTATGAGAGATACCTGAAGTCCAAATACCCGAAGAATTAG
- a CDS encoding class I SAM-dependent rRNA methyltransferase → MNSEAVTFQDPILTIELKRDVTKHLKQGHRWIFANCFDDGRSIKSGIHLLNYKGEVLALGIWQGDTQLRFRVLVLADEPIFRRNNMKRTLELYFDSQWRKAVEIRKTFDLAVTNSFRLINGEGDGLPGLIVDIYNDTAVIKHDHAIMERTWNAQVIAEKIQAAFPQIKCVYLKRRNDADEKGVNIVGTLAPEVQFLENGVLFASNIRDAAKTGFFLDQRDNRKMIQHFAKDKTVLNLFSYTGGFSIFAAKGGAKEVTSVDIAKVAIQAVDRNFEINGLQTVHHDIATDAFAYLEQLNTEKKKYDLVITDPPSFAPNEKSVEQAKAAYAKVFSNSIKLVNPEGLFAASSCSSHISSKEFMDICQEAFSRARKKATLVYIGGQPVDHPYPLAMEELRYLKFALFRLD, encoded by the coding sequence ATGAACTCTGAGGCCGTGACCTTTCAAGACCCTATTCTGACTATCGAACTCAAGCGAGACGTGACGAAGCACCTTAAACAAGGGCATCGCTGGATTTTCGCCAATTGTTTTGACGACGGCCGCTCCATAAAATCAGGCATTCATCTTTTGAATTATAAAGGCGAGGTCCTTGCTTTGGGGATCTGGCAAGGCGATACGCAGTTGCGCTTTCGGGTTCTGGTTTTGGCAGATGAGCCTATTTTTAGACGCAATAACATGAAACGCACCCTGGAATTGTACTTCGATAGCCAATGGCGCAAGGCTGTTGAGATTCGTAAAACCTTTGATTTGGCAGTGACGAATTCGTTTCGCCTGATCAATGGCGAGGGGGATGGTCTTCCGGGTTTGATCGTGGATATTTACAACGATACGGCCGTCATTAAACACGATCACGCCATCATGGAAAGAACTTGGAATGCCCAGGTGATCGCTGAAAAGATTCAAGCCGCCTTTCCGCAAATTAAGTGCGTGTATCTAAAACGTCGCAATGATGCCGATGAAAAAGGTGTGAATATCGTCGGAACCTTAGCACCTGAAGTGCAATTTCTGGAAAATGGTGTTTTGTTCGCCTCTAATATTCGTGATGCCGCAAAAACCGGTTTCTTCCTGGATCAACGCGACAACCGCAAGATGATCCAACACTTCGCGAAGGATAAGACGGTCTTAAACTTATTTAGCTACACCGGTGGGTTTTCGATTTTTGCCGCTAAAGGTGGTGCTAAAGAAGTGACCAGCGTGGACATCGCCAAGGTTGCAATCCAGGCCGTCGATCGAAATTTTGAGATCAACGGACTTCAGACTGTCCACCATGACATCGCCACGGATGCCTTCGCATACCTCGAGCAGCTCAATACCGAAAAGAAAAAGTACGATCTGGTCATCACGGATCCCCCAAGCTTTGCTCCGAATGAAAAATCGGTCGAGCAAGCAAAAGCCGCTTATGCAAAAGTCTTTTCGAATTCTATTAAGCTGGTCAATCCCGAAGGTCTGTTTGCCGCAAGCTCTTGTTCAAGTCATATTTCCTCAAAGGAATTCATGGATATTTGCCAAGAGGCTTTCTCTCGCGCTCGCAAGAAGGCAACGCTGGTCTACATCGGTGGACAGCCAGTGGATCATCCTTATCCTCTGGCGATGGAAGAGCTTCGATACTTGAAGTTTGCACTCTTCCGGTTGGATTAA
- a CDS encoding JmjC domain-containing protein, which yields MAQKSSPAPLPPGPSKPALLDQKFWRHFAKNIWEKKPLLLKNVKSGLLEMGDAEIFDLLVLYSDRCRKLNNPEGFKFYIHGFKAEEEDVLQVLPVKKDKSLLGYHARMKALFSDYCLVCDELLKVNLKKQDLLTEFTDELYRHVGFPNRFSEMGLYLGNYRKTPFGVHVDSCGVFSFPVVGLKRFRLWTPDFVKKNPGLDRAFKYDKYKKNSQLLEVGPGDMTYWPSSAWHIAESDGSFSATWSLGVWVDQPHKEMFAQPLNDLLGSKLGSAGATVTTPFKSLHGATGEVTELPEAYLKSIDSLKNLTALELQETFLKSWMKHISLQGFKTIPRVDFKLSAKSRIQLRSDRSLILWQQALTSKDKFFFSFGGVLVESSKSSGLLKLVKALNAGEFCSVNSFLKGESLKRDLGSLQALADAGAFA from the coding sequence TTGGCTCAAAAATCATCACCTGCACCACTCCCCCCAGGCCCCTCAAAACCTGCCCTTCTGGATCAAAAGTTTTGGCGTCACTTTGCAAAGAATATTTGGGAGAAAAAGCCATTACTTCTAAAGAACGTGAAGTCAGGCTTGCTTGAAATGGGTGATGCAGAGATTTTTGATCTCTTGGTTCTTTATAGCGATCGCTGTCGCAAACTGAACAACCCCGAGGGTTTTAAGTTTTACATTCATGGGTTTAAGGCCGAGGAAGAAGATGTTCTGCAAGTTCTTCCGGTTAAAAAAGACAAATCCCTTTTAGGCTATCATGCGCGCATGAAGGCCCTGTTCTCAGATTACTGCTTGGTGTGTGACGAGCTTTTGAAGGTGAATCTAAAAAAGCAGGACCTGCTGACCGAATTTACCGATGAGCTCTATCGCCATGTTGGTTTTCCCAATCGTTTCTCTGAAATGGGTCTTTACCTAGGAAACTACCGCAAGACCCCGTTCGGAGTTCACGTGGATTCCTGCGGTGTTTTTAGCTTTCCGGTAGTTGGGTTAAAAAGGTTTCGCCTTTGGACGCCTGACTTCGTTAAAAAGAATCCGGGGTTAGATCGTGCTTTTAAGTATGATAAGTACAAAAAAAATTCGCAGCTTTTGGAAGTCGGCCCGGGAGATATGACTTATTGGCCTTCGTCGGCTTGGCATATTGCTGAGTCGGATGGATCTTTCAGCGCCACCTGGAGTCTTGGCGTTTGGGTCGACCAACCTCACAAAGAGATGTTCGCGCAGCCTCTGAACGATCTTCTTGGTAGCAAGCTTGGCTCTGCGGGTGCCACTGTCACCACTCCGTTTAAATCTTTGCACGGTGCCACTGGGGAAGTGACAGAGCTGCCTGAGGCTTATCTTAAATCCATTGATTCACTCAAAAACCTGACTGCCCTTGAACTGCAAGAGACTTTCTTAAAGTCCTGGATGAAACATATTTCGCTTCAAGGCTTTAAGACGATCCCACGTGTTGATTTTAAATTATCCGCGAAGTCACGGATTCAACTCCGCAGTGATCGATCTTTGATTTTGTGGCAACAAGCTCTGACCTCGAAGGATAAGTTTTTCTTTAGCTTTGGCGGTGTGCTAGTAGAAAGTTCCAAATCCAGCGGCTTGCTTAAGCTGGTGAAGGCTTTGAATGCTGGAGAATTCTGTTCAGTGAACAGCTTTTTAAAGGGCGAGAGTTTAAAGCGAGACCTTGGTTCCTTGCAGGCCCTTGCCGATGCCGGTGCCTTCGCTTAA